The Candidatus Polarisedimenticolaceae bacterium sequence CTCACGACCGCGGGCTCGATGGTCGGGACGGTTCAGTACATGTCGCCCGAGCAGCTCGAGGGGAAGCCGGTCGATCACCGCTCGGACCTCTTCGCGTTCGGTGCGCTCCTCTACGAGATGGTCACCGGCAAGCGCGCGTTCGAGGGACAGAGCCAGGCAAGCGTGATCGCCGCGATTCTCGACCGCGAGCCGCGGCCGGTTTCCCAGATGATCCCGACGGCTCCCGAAGCCCTCGACCGTATCGTCACGCTCTGCCTTGCGAAGGATCCGGATCAGAGATGGCAGAGCGCCGGCGATCTCGCGCGCGAGCTGCGCTGGATCGCCGACGGGAAAACGCCGTCCACGTCCAGTCCCGCTCCCACGATCGTCGCGAAGGGGATGAAGGGCCGCGAGCTGATCGCGTGGGGCGTCGTCGGGATTCTTCTCGCCGCGACTATCATCCTTCTCCTGCGGCCCGCCCCCGCGGTGGCCCCGACGATGCTGCGGCGGTTCGTCGTGGACTCGCCGGAATCCGCGATGATGGCGCCGGATGCCGTCTTCTCCCGCATCTCGCCGGACGGGCGCACGCTCGCGTTCTTCGCCTCGGATGCGAAGGGAGTCTCGTCCCTGTGGCTGCGCCCGCTCGACTCCCTCGAGGCGCATGCCTTGCCGGGCACGCAGGACGGCTCGCTCCCGTTCTGGTCTCCCGACGGGCGCTACGTCGGCTACTTCGGGAGCGGGAAGCTCAAGAAGGTCGCGATCGACGGCGGGACGCCGGAGTCGATCTGCAACGTAGGGGACGGGCGCGGCGCGACGTGGAGCGAGAACGGCACGATCGTGTTCGCTCCGGAGTCGGCCGGCGCGATTTACCAGGTTCCGCAGGGGGGCGGTGACGTGCGTCCTGTGACGGCGCTCGATGCGTCGCGCAAGGAGACCGGGCACCGCTGGCCGTACTTCTTGCCGGACGGAAAGCACTTCCTCTTCGTGACCATGCCTGCCGATCAGGGCACCTTCGACGTGTTCATCGGCTCGACGAGCGGTCCGGAGCGCACGTTTCTCGTCAAGGCCTCGGGGGCGCCGGTCTATGCATCGCCCGGCTGGCTCATCTACCCTCGGGAAAACACGCTCATGGCCCAGCGCTTCGATGCGGCCAAGCGCACGCTCGTCGGCGAGCCGAAGAGCCTCGGCGCGGCCCCCGCGCCATCCGACTGGACCGGTGCCGCAGTGCTCTCCGCTTCGCGCGACGGTGTCCTCGCGCGATCGGCCTGGGTCTTCAAGGACACCCAGCTCTCCTGGTACGACCGAGCGGGCCACCTCGTGAGCGAGGTTCCGTTGCCGTCCGGCCGATACGGGATCGCCGCGATTTCACCCGACGGGAAGCGCATCGTGATCACACGCCGGACCGCGACGTCGAAGAGCGACCTCTGGCTGATGGACGTCGACCACCCGGTGCCCTCGCGGCTGACCTTCGGATCGGTCGATACCACCAACTACGTCGCCTGGTCACCCGACGGCCGGCACGTCGCGTTCGGGACGGATCGCAACGGACCGGTCGACGCCTACGTCAAGCCGGTCGACGGCAGCTCCGACGAAGTCCCGATCCTCACCGGCGGGGCGCTCTTCAAGTCGCCGACGAGCTGGACGGCGGACGGACGCTCGATCGTCTACGAGCAGCCCGACGCGACGACGGGTTGGGACATTCTCATGGTCCCCTCCGACGGCAAGGGCACGCCCACACCGATTCTCCAATCGAAGAGTGCCGAGCGGGTCGGAGTGGTTTCCCCCGATGGACGGTGGATCGCGTACAGCTCGGACGAGTCGGGGCGCCTGGAGCTCTACGTCCAATCGTTTCCCACAGCGGGATCAAAGGCCCAGGTCACGAGCGCGGGAGAATTCGGGTCGATGAAACGCTGGACCAAGGGGGGCAAGGAGCTGATGTTCCTCGGAATCGACGGCCGCACCGTCATGGCTGCCGACGTGAGCATCGGAGCCACGTTCCACGCCGGGGCACCGCACGAGCTGTTCAAGCTACGACCCGATTGGACCGGCTGGGACTTCACCCCCGACGGCGAGCGCGTGCTCGTCGTGGCGCCCGCCGGCCCGCCCCAAGCACCGGCAATCGCGATCGACCTGAACTGGAGCGCGGAGCTGGAACGATGAGCCTCTCCCCCGGAACGAAGCTCGGCCCGTACGAGATCGGCTCGCCGCTCGGCGCGGGCGGGATGGGCGAGGTCTACCGCGCGAAGGACACGCGCCTCGGCCGCGACGTCGCGGTAAAGCTGATCCCCGCGCACCTCTCGCAAAACCCCGAGGTGCGCGAGCGGTTCGAGCGCGAGGCGCGCGTCGTCTCGTCGCTCAATCACCCGAACATCTGCACGCTGTTCGACGTCGGTCGCGACGGCGACGCCGAGTACTTCGTCATGGAGCTGCTCGAGGGCGAGTCGCTCGCGACGCGTCTCGAGCGCGGCGCGATGCGGCCGGAGGAGGCGCTGAAGTACGCGTCGCAGATCGCCGATGCGCTCGCGGCGGCGCACAAGCAGGGGATCGTCCACCGCGACCTCAAGCCGGCCAACGTCGCCCTGACGAAGACCGGTGCCAAGGTCCTCGACTTCGGCATCGCGAAGCTGCGCGAGGAGCAGGTCGTCGACATGGCGACGCGCACGACGCCGCTGACCACGGCGGGGACGATGGTCGGGACGATCCAGTACATGGCGCCGGAGCAGCTCGAGGGGAAGCCGGTCGACCACCGCTCGGACCTCTTCGCGTTCGGGGCGCTGCTCTACGAGATGCTGACGGGAAGGCGCGCGTTCGACGGCGGTAGCCAGGCGAGCATGATCGTCGCGATCCTCACGACCGAGCCGCGTGCGGTCTCCGAGCTGATCCCCGCGTCGCCGCCCGCCGTCGATCGCATCGTCAAGCTCTGCCTCGCGAAGGATCCGGAGGAGCGATGGCAGAGCGCAGGTGACCTGGCGCGCGAGCTGCGCTTCATCGCCGACGGGCGCAGCACGTCCACGACGACGAGCGGAAGCGCGCCGGCGGTCGTCGTGACGCGCAAGCCGCGTATACCGGTGTGGCTGGCCTCGGCGCTCGTCGTCGCGGGAGCTGCGATCGCGGCTGCGACGGGATGGACGCTGCACCGGCCGCCGGCCCAGCCGCTGATTCGATCGAGCATCGTCCTCCCCGCAAGCGCCCAGCTCGATAGTGACAACGCCTCGCTGAAGCTTGCGCCCGACGGGTCCGCGTTCGTCTACGCCGCGGCCGAAGAGGGGAAGCCGCTCCAGCTCTGGGTCCGATCGCTGTCGAGCCTCGTCGCGCAGCCGCTCGCCGGGACCGAGGGAGCGACGTATCCGTTCTGGTCGCCGGACGGGAAGTCGATCGGCTTCTTCGCCGACCGCAAGCTCAAGAAGGTGCCGGCGTCCGGCGGCGCCGTCGTGACGCTCTGTCCCGCCGAGGAAGGGCGCGGGGCCTCCTGGGGCGAAGGGGACGTCATCGTTTTCTCGCCGAACGTCTTCGCGGCCCTCTACCAAGTCCCGGCCGCGGGCGGTCAGCCGGTCGCGCTCACCGACATCGGCGATGTCGCGAAGGAGCAGGTCACCCACCGCAACCCGCACTTCCTGCCCGGCGGCAAGAAGCTCCTCTACTTCTCGGGGAAGCCGTCGGCAGACGAGACGAACGGTATCTACGCGCTCGACCTCGCGACGAAGAAGTCCACGAAGATCATGACGGTCGACAGCGAGGGCGTCTACGTCGCTCCCGGCTATCTCGCCTTCGTACGGGACGGCAACCTGATGGCGCAGCCGTTCGATCCGTCCTCGCTCAAATTGTCGGGCGAGGCGGTGCCGGTCGCCGAGAAGGTCCAGTTCAACTCGAACCGGCGAACGGGAACGTACGCGTTCTCGGAGACGGGGCTGCTCCTCTATTACAACGGGACGATCCTGAGCCCCAGGCAGCTCACCGTATACGACCTCGACGGCAAGGTCACGGCGACCCTCGGCGAGCCGGCGATGTTCTGGATGCAGCTCGCCGTCTCCCCCGACGACAAGACGGCCGCCCTCGCCATCCGGAAGCCGGAGACCGGAAGCGACCTGCTCGTCTACGATCTCTCTCGCGGCACGAGCAGCAAGCTGAATTCGGACCAGCGCGACAACATGGCGCCCGTCTTCTCACCCGACGGACGGCTGGTCGTCTATCGCGACACGCCGGGATACTTCTGGGTGCGTTCGGTGGACGGCGCGACGCCTCCCCGCAAGGTGAGCGCCCAAGCAGAGGCCGTGGGGATCGTCGTCGACTGGTCGCCCGACGGCTCGACGCTGCTCGTCTCGAGCCTCGTCCCCAAGACGGGGTTCGACGTCTGCACG is a genomic window containing:
- a CDS encoding protein kinase; the protein is MSLSPGTRLGPYEVAGPLGAGGMGEVYRAKDTRLGRDVALKIVPTHLSQNPEVRERFEREARAISSLNHPHICTLYDIGRDGDADYFVMELLEGESLATRLERGPLKLDEALKIAAQIADGLAAAHKQGIVHRDLKPGNIVLTRSGAKILDFGVAKLREEQVVEMATRTTPLTTAGSMVGTVQYMSPEQLEGKPVDHRSDLFAFGALLYEMVTGKRAFEGQSQASVIAAILDREPRPVSQMIPTAPEALDRIVTLCLAKDPDQRWQSAGDLARELRWIADGKTPSTSSPAPTIVAKGMKGRELIAWGVVGILLAATIILLLRPAPAVAPTMLRRFVVDSPESAMMAPDAVFSRISPDGRTLAFFASDAKGVSSLWLRPLDSLEAHALPGTQDGSLPFWSPDGRYVGYFGSGKLKKVAIDGGTPESICNVGDGRGATWSENGTIVFAPESAGAIYQVPQGGGDVRPVTALDASRKETGHRWPYFLPDGKHFLFVTMPADQGTFDVFIGSTSGPERTFLVKASGAPVYASPGWLIYPRENTLMAQRFDAAKRTLVGEPKSLGAAPAPSDWTGAAVLSASRDGVLARSAWVFKDTQLSWYDRAGHLVSEVPLPSGRYGIAAISPDGKRIVITRRTATSKSDLWLMDVDHPVPSRLTFGSVDTTNYVAWSPDGRHVAFGTDRNGPVDAYVKPVDGSSDEVPILTGGALFKSPTSWTADGRSIVYEQPDATTGWDILMVPSDGKGTPTPILQSKSAERVGVVSPDGRWIAYSSDESGRLELYVQSFPTAGSKAQVTSAGEFGSMKRWTKGGKELMFLGIDGRTVMAADVSIGATFHAGAPHELFKLRPDWTGWDFTPDGERVLVVAPAGPPQAPAIAIDLNWSAELER
- a CDS encoding protein kinase; its protein translation is MSLSPGTKLGPYEIGSPLGAGGMGEVYRAKDTRLGRDVAVKLIPAHLSQNPEVRERFEREARVVSSLNHPNICTLFDVGRDGDAEYFVMELLEGESLATRLERGAMRPEEALKYASQIADALAAAHKQGIVHRDLKPANVALTKTGAKVLDFGIAKLREEQVVDMATRTTPLTTAGTMVGTIQYMAPEQLEGKPVDHRSDLFAFGALLYEMLTGRRAFDGGSQASMIVAILTTEPRAVSELIPASPPAVDRIVKLCLAKDPEERWQSAGDLARELRFIADGRSTSTTTSGSAPAVVVTRKPRIPVWLASALVVAGAAIAAATGWTLHRPPAQPLIRSSIVLPASAQLDSDNASLKLAPDGSAFVYAAAEEGKPLQLWVRSLSSLVAQPLAGTEGATYPFWSPDGKSIGFFADRKLKKVPASGGAVVTLCPAEEGRGASWGEGDVIVFSPNVFAALYQVPAAGGQPVALTDIGDVAKEQVTHRNPHFLPGGKKLLYFSGKPSADETNGIYALDLATKKSTKIMTVDSEGVYVAPGYLAFVRDGNLMAQPFDPSSLKLSGEAVPVAEKVQFNSNRRTGTYAFSETGLLLYYNGTILSPRQLTVYDLDGKVTATLGEPAMFWMQLAVSPDDKTAALAIRKPETGSDLLVYDLSRGTSSKLNSDQRDNMAPVFSPDGRLVVYRDTPGYFWVRSVDGATPPRKVSAQAEAVGIVVDWSPDGSTLLVSSLVPKTGFDVCTLSLHGDGKLVPFAASPANETFAAFSRDGRWIAYLSDESGKTEMYLAPYPGPGGKSQISTGGAAVGGWLGAGRELWYANADGKFFAVPVTVQGAGVEFGTRRPLFGGQPLRFEFGQFTHDGKHFVAAVSPVTSTGPMMTLVNHWSADLTR